A stretch of the Nicotiana tabacum cultivar K326 chromosome 6, ASM71507v2, whole genome shotgun sequence genome encodes the following:
- the LOC142182229 gene encoding uncharacterized protein LOC142182229 — protein MSKIPIMLKSNGNWDNYGRFRDFEVDAIVVDDNANYGILSSTIAEQLSIDTSDKIIEIKYIVNENCPPMEIRNDMGVRAYMETKKENKNLGSYPLCISVRDFNMELAINNESTSAGSSGSLNLLEFPSSPAIEEYQSEIITESTQTYIEEGQVYRDKQTVAAAMKNYSVMHKFQFRVKRSSHRSYWLICVAESCKWHFKATSINDSAMFKIRSFSRQHTCCLMDETFIQRKRTAAVLGSMVVPKYCDPKTVYTPKDIQADMPVVVVDRTFLKSAYRGIMLTTSTMDAVGTIFPLAYAVVDSENDASWKWFFEQFKEAYGERPSMCVVSDRHESILKATSVVYPGLAHYSCMWHIWTNIRSKFKKGHLQLHELYFATARSYTMDEFNERMLKIEEVDLRVKSYLYDIGYHRWSRVHATVNRTFTMTSNIAESLNAVTKDARELPIFDLFEYMRTLLERWTKEKLSKAKGTFTYLGHKYNKELEDNSTLSQKLRVRASTDHIHTVLDGVKGYIVCLENKKCSCGQFQLDELPCAHALAALRHRNETYENYCSPYYTRKSLLLTYEMPVNPLPDEGKWEVPQHILDEVVKPPAGDKRQPGRPHKERYKTFDEIKSKKYKVSCGNCGGEGHNKRTCKNAPKKK, from the exons ATGTCAAAAATCCCAATAATGCTGAAATCGAATGGTAATTGGGATAACTATGGCAGATTTAGAGATTTTGAAGTTGATGCCATTGTGGTAGATGATAATGCAAACTACGGAATTCTCAGTTCTACAATTGCAGAACAATTATCGATTGATACATCGgataaaattatagaaatcaaatacattgtgaACGAGAATTGTCCTCCAATGGAGATTAGGAATGATATGGGGGTTCGTGCTTACATGGAAACCAAAAAGGAGAATAAAAACTTAGGTTCGTATCCTTTATGTATAAGCGTAAgagatttcaatatggaattggCAATCAACAATGAAAGCACCAGTGCAG GTTCGTCTGGATCCCTAAACTTACTTGAATTTCCATCCTCACCAGCTATAGAGGAAtatcaaagtgaaataataactgaaTCTACGCAAACATATATTGAAGAAGGACAAGTTTATCGGGACAAGCAAACAGTAGCTGCTGCAATGAAGAATTATTCAGTGATGCACAAGTTCCAGTTCAGAGTAAAAAGATCTAGTCATAGAAG CTACTGGCTTATATGTGTTGCTGAAAGCTGTAAATGGCATTTCAAGGCAACGTCAATTAATGATTCGGCAATGTTCAAGATAAGAAGTTTCAGCCGTCAACACACATGCTGCCTAATGGACGAAACATTCATACAGCGCAAACGTACTGCAGCAGTACTTGGTAGCATGGTCGTTCCAAAGTATTGTGATCCTAAGACTGTTTACACACCAAAGGACATACAAGCTGACAT GCCGGTAGTAGTGGTTGATAGGACATTCTTAAAGTCAGCCTACAGGGGGATTATGCTGACAACAAGCACCATGGATGCAGTAG GTACTATTTTTCCCTTGGCATATGCTGTGGTTGATTCTGAAAACGACGCGTCTTGGAAgtggttctttgagcaattcaaggaGGCATATGGTGAAAGACCTTCAATGTGTGTTGTTTCAGATAGGCATGAGAGTATACTGAAGGCAACATCAGTTGTCTATCCGGGATTGGCACACTACTCTTGCATGTGGCATATATGGACAAATATAAGGTCAAAATTCAAGAAGGGACATCTACAATTACATGAATTGTACTTTGCTACAGCACGGTCATACACTAtggatgaatttaatgaaaggatgTTGAAGATTGAAGAGGTAGACCTGCGTGTAAAGTCTTACCTATATGATATTGGCTATCATAGATGGTCAAGAGTACATGCAACGGTAAATAGAACTTTTACTATGACGTCAAACATTGCCGAGTCATTGAATGCTGTAACAAAAGATGCAAGAGAGCTTCCAATATTTGATCTATTTGAGTATATGAGGACTCTTCTTGAACGTTGGACAAAAGAAAAGTTATCGAAGGCAAAGGGTACTTTCACATACCTTGGTCACAAATACAACAAAGAATTGGAAGACAACAGTACATTATCTCAGAAACTAAGG gtgagggcttcaacaGATCATATACATACTGTGTTAGATGGTGTGAAGGGGTACATTGTGTGTCTAGAAAACAAGAAATGTAGTTGTGGACAATTCCAACTTGATGAACTTCCATGTGCGCATGCTTTGGCAGCATTAAGGCATAGGAATGAAACATACGAAAACTATTGCTCTCCGTATTACACAAGGAAGAGCCTTCTGCTTACCTATGAAATGCCAGTAAATCCTCTTCCTGATGAAGGCAAATGGGAAGTGCCACAACATATTTTGGATGAGGTAGTAAAGCCACCGGCGGGAGATAAAAGGCAGCCAGGGAGACCTCACAAGGAAAGATATAAAACATTTGATGAAATAAAGTCAAAGAAATACAAGGTGTCATGTGGTAATTGTGGAGgtgaagggcataacaaaagaaCTTGCAAGAATGCGCCGAAAAAGAAATGA